From Aedes albopictus strain Foshan chromosome 1, AalbF5, whole genome shotgun sequence, one genomic window encodes:
- the LOC134292066 gene encoding uncharacterized protein LOC134292066 gives MPGDQSLHHAHTLDEHRSDCVQCDRLNGDENMVQCDGCQTWWHFSCAGVTDSIKDRSWSCPKCQVDDLGSIARTSRGSRCSNQSGRSAKINLQLEKLNELQAIQQKFVEQKYKLLESQLELDEESESVRSKRSKVSKQASIAKVANWVKSCAEQKEDAIIPPTSTETGRPSLPPAPSNQPKPVTATASSYATAQVQQPDSGNQQSPLKHPSLPNQRSFGVAPATGALISGPTQDGDPIRQAVFNKVTGTVPLAQSTPAQMSCTEQAYKQPPPAPAVVSKSTTVPSTAPVCALPEPVSTKCFTSNPSSFPAMMLPPNPQLFAAPQHQLNFIPENPSTEQPFARPPSASVQAPPQSLVEQRMPEIPRPIVSHHQQGNLGPYHVGAPMPPMLHATSTLPPAAVPYRIPTYPVFQPMYQHASPSGPAPTVGTLAAAPPAVASSYAAATPPSSPPPPPQPESPNREVSFPQPPGKPDNNPLPVNVQPPSNAGNLQHLMKQFGSIALSPSQAPLLNANIATFAPSPSQLAARQVMPRDLPPFSGNPADWPVFISSFMNTTLACGYSSAENLCRLQRSLKGAAYEAVQSRLLLPESVPHIMETLHMLYGRPELLISALLDKVRSAPSPKVEKFQTIIDFGMSIQSLCDHLEVAGQATHLSNPSLLAELVAKLPPHLQMEWGSYLQGFSEVNLKTFGLFMSSVVKAVSKVTVYASSSGRPGAYVKNNSKSRGSVNSHHSDPTSSSGTNAPPSREEAKPCPACKNAGHRIQDCRTFKSLSVDGRWKCVQSNGLCRNCLSSHGKRSCRKTSNCGTNGCGFRHHPLLHSNRSNTDTPIQSSVNTAENHTHRQVTQSLLFRILPVTLHGPKGTVDTFAFLDDGSSLTLVEDSLVKELGVEGVAMPLCLLWTANVTRTEQGSQQMSLTISSADGKKYSLQEVQTVQELSLPMQTLSYDRLSEQFEHLKGLPVRSYTKAVPKLLIGVNNLDLMVPRKVREGLRREPVAAKTRLGWCIYGGTASDGQRSSVNYHACGCTSDQSIHDLVKDFFTTEEVIMQPVVPLVSEADKRAQRIMEETTIRVGNHFETGLLWKFDHVELPDNYSMALRRLECLEKRMDRNPDLREALQRQLEDYQLKGYAHRATEAELASADIRRVWYLPLGAVVNPRKPGKIRMIWDARAAINGISLNSVLLKGPDQLTSLPGVLVRFRQFKVGVSSDIREMFHQIFIRKEDRHSQRFLWRMNPADNPDVYLMDVATFGSTCSPASAQHIKNKNAREFQELYPRAVEGIVDNHYVDDSLESYESTEEAIRVSQEMRYVHEQGGFELRNWLSNSNDVLTALGETKSGEDKRFAADKQGDYERVLGLLWSTLEDAFSFSTVMKPDISNLITTGERPTKRQMLKCLMSLFDPLGFLSLFVVHGKILLQEVWRTGAQWDEKVNDDLYLRWKNWTQLFEAVSRLKIPRCYFSGATKERYQNLQLHLFVDASESAYCAVAYFRMINNEGIPECALVAAKTKVAPLKSQSIPRLELLAAVLGARLSKFIEENHTLRITRKVFWSDSATVLSWLRADHRRYKQFVACRIGELLTITDVDTWRWVPSKQNPADIATKWGSGPDLNANSVWFKGPAYLGKPEAEWPTQTISTPPTEDELRPCYAHKAIQIPEQLVDITRFSRLSRAVRAAAYVYRFAENLKQKIAGRERFVGPLTSEELRKAESLLIRDAQWQCFPDELMVLQRNSLKPATEQTPLEKSSAIFQLCPILDDQGILRVDSRIGAAPNVDREAKFPVILPRKHALTTLLLDNYHRKYRHGNTETVVNEVRQRYYVPRIRTAVSSMAKTCQWCRVYKCSPKIPRMAPLPLARMASFVKPFTYTGLDFFGPLAVKIGRSNAKRWIAVFTCLTIRAVHVEVAHNLTTDSCIKCIRRFVCRRGAPAEIYSDNGTNFLGAARLLKEQVEQLAVTFTGTTTKWVFNPPGTPHMGGAWERMVRSIKTAVETAFNNSRKLDDEALVTFMVEAESIVNSRPLTYLPLTSEENEAITPNHFLLGNSSGVRQPIAEATDPAEALRSSWHQLQHQLDVFWRRWIREYLPTLTKRPKWCGEVDPIAEGQLVLVVGEGRRNEWTRGRVVQAIKGTDGRIRQAIIQTAKGLVRRPVARLAVLEVDAGKTGPGGQCYGGESVGSGSTVGHDTVTVEPTDDKPVSVTWEEKGMTDGPIKCHAMN, from the coding sequence ATGCCCGGTGACCAATCGCTGCACCACGCACACACGCTCGACGAACATCGGTCAGACTGCGTACAGTGCGATCGCCTGAACGGCGACGAAAACATGGTGCAGTGCGATGGTTGCCAAACTTGGTGGCACTTTTCGTGCGCCGGAGTAACCGATTCGATTAAGGATCGTTCTTGGTCTTGCCCAAAGTGTCAGGTGGATGACCTGGGCAGCATCGCACGGACATCTCGTGGATCCCGATGCTCGAACCAATCCGGACGGTCCGCGAAAATCAATCTGCAGCTTGAGAAGCTTAATGAGCTCCAAGCAATCCAGCAGAAGTTTGTCGAGCAGAAGTACAAACTGCTCGAATCCCAACTGGAGCTAGATGAAGAGAGCGAAAGTGTTCGAAGCAAACGCAGCAAAGTGAGCAAACAAGCCAGCATCGCGAAGGTTGCGAATTGGGTGAAAAGTTGCGCAGAGCAGAAGGAGGACGCCATCATTCCTCCCACTTCAACGGAGACAGGCCGTCCGTCGTTGCCGCCAGCCCCTTCCAACCAACCGAAGCCAGTTACCGCTACCGCTAGCAGTTACGCCACAGCCCAAGTCCAGCAGCCAGATAGTGGGAATCAACAGAGTCCGCTGAAGCATCCTTCGTTGCCAAATCAACGATCGTTCGGAGTGGCTCCAGCGACAGGAGCCCTCATATCCGGTCCGACCCAGGACGGAGACCCAATCAGGCAGGCCGTCTTCAACAAGGTGACAGGAACCGTACCTCTAGCGCAGTCTACTCCAGCACAAATGTCTTGCACTGAGCAGGCATATAAACAACCTCCGCCGGCCCCAGCCGTGGTGTCCAAATCGACGACAGTGCCTTCGACGGCGCCAGTGTGCGCACTACCAGAACCGGTTTCAACAAAATGCTTCACGTCGAATCCGAGTTCGTTTCCCGCTATGATGCTTCCGCCTAACCCGCAGCTATTCGCTGCCCCGCAGCACCAGTTGAACTTTATACCGGAGAACCCCTCAACCGAGCAGCCGTTTGCCAGACCTCCTTCGGCGTCTGTACAGGCCCCGCCGCAGTCTTTGGTGGAACAGAGGATGCCAGAGATTCCACGTCCAATCGTTTCACACCATCAACAAGGGAATTTGGGCCCATATCACGTTGGCGCCCCCATGCCGCCGATGCTCCACGCCACGTCGACGTTACCGCCTGCTGCGGTACCATATCGTATACCAACGTATCCGGTATTCCAGCCGATGTACCAACATGCATCACCGTCGGGACCTGCGCCAACCGTTGGAACTCTGGCGGCAGCCCCGCCGGCAGTCGCGTCTTCATACGCGGCCGCTACGCCTCCATCATCGCCGCCCCCGCCACCGCAACCCGAATCTCCTAATAGAGAAGTATCTTTCCCTCAGCCACCAGGTAAGCCAGATAATAATCCTCTACCAGTAAATGTTCAGCCGCCTAGTAACGCCGGCAACCTTCAGCATCTAATGAAGCAATTTGGTAGCATTGCTCTATCGCCTTCGCAAGCACCATTGCTAAATGCAAATATAGCCACTTTTGCCCCCTCCCCATCGCAGTTAGCGGCCAGACAAGTAATGCCGCGCGACTTGCCCCCCTTTTCTGGCAATCCTGCCGATTGGCCGGTATTCATAAGCAGTTTTATGAACACTACACTAGCTTGTGGGTACTCCAGTGCCGAAAATCTTTGCCGCCTTCAGCGAAGCCTGAAAGGCGCGGCCTATGAGGCAGTTCAAAGCCGATTGCTATTGCCGGAGTCAGTGCCACACATTATGGAAACACTCCACATGCTTTACGGTCGACCAGAGTTGCTGATTTCAGCACTCTTAGACAAGGTGCGTTCTGCTCCGTCACCAAAAGTTGAAAAATTCCAAACCATTATTGATTTTGGAATGTCCATTCAGAGCCTCTGCGACCACCTAGAGGTTGCAGGACAAGCCACACACCTGTCAAACCCCTCCCTCCTCGCGGAACTTGTCGCCAAACTCCCACCACACCTCCAAATGGAATGGGGTtcatacctccaaggattttcggAGGTCAATCTCAAGACGTTCGGCCTCTTCATGTCCAGTGTAGTGAAGGCAGTGAGCAAAGTGACAGTGTACGCTAGCAGCAGTGGAAGACCAGGTGCCTACGTGAAGAACAATTCGAAGTCGAGAGGAAGTGTTAACAGCCATCATAGTGATCCAACATCCAGTTCCGGAACCAATGCGCCGCCGAGTCGCGAAGAAGCAAAGCCGTGTCCCGCCTGCAAGAACGCCGGTCATCGTATCCAGGATTGTCGCACCTTCAAATCGCTTTCCGTGGACGGACGCTGGAAGTGTGTCCAGTCAAATGGACTGTGCCGAAACTGCTTGAGTTCGCATGGAAAAAGAAGCTGTAGGAAAACCAGTAACTGTGGGACAAACGGTTGCGGATTTCGTCACCATCCGCTTCTACACTCGAATCGTAGCAACACCGATACGCCGATACAGTCGTCGGTGAACACGGCAGAAAATCACACTCATCGTCAGGTGACGCAGTCGCTGCTCTTTAGAATTCTTCCTGTGACGTTACACGGGCCCAAGGGAACAGTGGATACTTTCGCGTTCCTCGACGATGGATCCTCTCTAACGCTGGTCGAGGACAGTCTGGTCAAGGAACTTGGAGTCGAAGGGGTAGCAATGCCATTGTGTCTGCTGTGGACGGCGAACGTTACACGCACCGAACAAGGATCACAGCAAATGTCGCTGACCATTTCGTCCGCCGATGGAAAGAAGTACTCACTACAAGAAGTTCAAACTGTTCAGGAGTTGTCGTTGCCCATGCAAACCCTCTCGTATGATCGCCTGTCCGAACAATTTGAACACCTTAAGGGTCTTCCAGTTAGAAGTTACACCAAGGCAGTACCGAAGCTGCTGATCGGAGTTAACAACTTGGACTTGATGGTTCCGCGGAAAGTGCGTGAAGGACTGCGGCGCGAACCTGTTGCTGCGAAAACCAGGCTAGGGTGGTGCATCTATGGAGGGACAGCAAGCGATGGCCAAAGATCATCAGTCAACTACCATGCCTGCGGATGCACGTCGGATCAATCCATACATGATCtcgtcaaggacttctttactacGGAGGAAGTCATCATGCAGCCCGTCGTTCCCCTAGTATCCGAGGCAGACAAGCGCGCTCAACGAATAATGGAGGAAACTACGATCCGAGTAGGCAATCACTTCGAGACCGGCCTATTATGGAAGTTCGACCACGTAGAGCTTCCAGACAACTACAGCATGGCCCTTCGACGTTTAGAGTGTCTTGAAAAGCGTATGGATCGGAACCCGGATCTTCGAGAAGCTTTGCAACGTCAGCTGGAAGACTATCAGCTGAAAGGCTACGCGCATCGTGCCACAGAAGCGGAGTTAGCTAGCGCCGACATTCGTCGAGTATGGTATTTGCCGCTAGGAGCGGTAGTAAATCCTCGAAAACCAGGCAAGATCCGAATGATTTGGGATGCTAGAGCGGCCATAAACGGGATTTCTCTGAATTCGGTACTGCTGAAGGGTCCTGACCAGCTGACATCACTTCCTGGTGTTCTCGTGCGCTTCCGTCAGTTCAAGGTGGGCGTCTCCTCCGACATACGAGAGATGTTCCACCAAATCTTTATACGTAAGGAGGATCGTCACTCGCAGCGGTTTCTGTGGCGGATGAATCCCGCCGACAATCCCGACGTGTATCTCATGGATGTCGCCACATTCGGCTCAACGTGTTCCCCTGCGTCTGCTCAACACATTAAAAACAAGAACGCTAGGGAGTTCCAAGAGCTGTATCCCCGAGCAGTCGAAGGCATAGTGGACAACCATTACGTAGACGACTCCCTGGAAAGCTACGAATCAACGGAGGAGGCGATCAGGGTGTCCCAAGAAATGCGTTATGTCCACGAACAGGGCGGTTTCGAGTTGAGGAACTGGCTGTCAAACAGTAACGACGTTCTGACCGCTTTAGGTGAAACCAAATCAGGAGAAGATAAGAGATTTGCAGCGGACAAACAAGGCGACTATGAGCGAGTTCTCGGACTCTTGTGGTCGACGCTGGAAGATGCCTTCAGCTTCTCGACCGTGATGAAACCAGATATTTCCAATCTGATTACGACTGGCGAACGCCCTACAAAAAGGCAGATGCTGAAATGTCTGATGTCACTTTTCGATCCACTGGGATTCCTGAGCCTGTTTGTAGTACACGGGAAGATTCTCCTGCAAGAAGTGTGGAGAACGGGAGCACAGTGGGACGAAAAGGTCAACGATGATCTTTACCTACGGTGGAAAAATTGGACCCAACTGTTCGAAGCTGTTAGTCGACTCAAAATACCTCGCTGTTACTTCTCAGGTGCAACCAAAGAACGGTATCAAAATCTACAACTACACCTGTTTGTAGACGCCAGCGAGTCGGCGTACTGTGCGGTTGCCTATTTCCGGATGATCAacaatgaaggaattcccgaatgtgCACTCGTGGCAGCCAAAACAAAGGTGGCCCCGCTGAAGAGTCAATCGATTCCGCGCTTGGAACTGCTGGCCGCTGTACTTGGCGCACGATTATCGAAGTTCATCGAGGAGAATCATACCCTGCGGATCACCAGGAAGGTGTTTTGGAGCGATTCAGCAACGGTCCTTTCATGGTTACGAGCTGATCATCGAAGGTATAAACAGTTCGTCGCGTGTAGAATTGGAGAACTACTGACGATCACCGATGTGGACACTTGGCGTTGGGTTCCCTCCAAGCAGAATCCGGCAGACATTGCGACGAAGTGGGGAAGTGGTCCGGATCTTAACGCAAACAGTGTCTGGTTCAAGGGTCCGGCATATCTTGGGAAGCCCGAAGCAGAGTGGCCCACGCAAACTATTTCTACGCCACCCACGGAAGATGAGCTTCGCCCATGTTATGCGCACAAAGCGATACAGATCCCGGAACAGCTGGTAGACATCACCCGCTTTTCTCGGCTATCCAGAGCAGTTCGCGCTGCCGCCTATGTATATCGTTTCGCTGAAAATCTGAAGCAGAAAATCGCTGGGCGCGAACGGTTCGTAGGTCCTTTGACCTCCGAGGAACTTCGAAAAGCAGAGAGTCTGCTTATACGCGACGCCCAATGGCAATGCTTTCCGGATGAATTGATGGTTCTACAACGAAACAGTTTGAAGCCGGCGACCGAGCAAACACCGTTAGAGAAAAGCAGCGCCATTTTTCAACTCTGTCCAATCTTGGACGATCAGGGCATTCTTCGAGTGGACAGTAGAATCGGAGCGGCTCCAAACGTCGATAGGGAAGCAAAGTTCCCGGTTATCCTTCCAAGAAAACATGCGCTGACTACTCTACTGCTAGATAACTACCATCGTAAATACCGTCATGGGAATACCGAAACAGTAGTCAACGAAGTCCGTCAACGATACTACGTTCCACGAATCCGGACGGCGGTAAGCAGTATGGCCAAGACTTGTCAGTGGTGTCGAGTTTACAAGTGTTCACCGAAGATTCCTCGCATGGCACCGTTACCGCTGGCTCGGATGGCCTCATTTGTAAAACCCTTCACGTACACGGGTCTGGACTTCTTTGGACCGCTGGCAGTGAAGATCGGAAGGAGCAACGCGAAACGCTGGATTGCTGTATTCACGTGCCTAACAATAAGAGCGGTGCACGTGGAAGTGGCGCATAATTTGACCACGGACTCTTGCATCAAATGTATCCGACGGTTCGTCTGCCGCAGAGGGGCGCCTGCCGAAATCTACTCGGACAACGGCACAAATTTCCTGGGTGCCGCTAGATTGTTGAAGGAGCAAGTAGAGCAACTAGCCGTCACTTTCACGGGAACTACTACCAAATGGGTGTTTAACCCGCCAGGCACTCCGCACATGGGCGGGGCATGGGAGCGTATGGTTCGCTCCATTAAAACTGCTGTCGAGACGGCGTTCAACAACAGCCGCAAGCTGGATGACGAAGCGTTGGTCACTTTCATGGTGGAGGCCGAATCCATAGTAAACAGCCGACCTTTAACCTATCTGCCGTTGACGTCGGAAGAAAACGAGGCAATAACTCCGAATCACTTCCTGCTCGGCAACTCAAGCGGAGTCCGGCAACCGATAGCTGAAGCAACAGATCCGGCCGAAGCCTTAAGATCGTCGTGGCATCAACTGCAGCATCAACTAGACGTTTTCTGGAGGAGATGGATAAGAGAGTACCTCCCCACCCTGACTAAGCGACCGAAGTGGTGTGGTGAAGTGGATCCCATAGCTGAAGGACAGTTAGTGCTGGTAGTTGGTGAGGGGCGAAGGAATGAGTGGACAAGAGGTCGAGTTGTGCAAGCAATCAAGGGGACAGATGGGAGGATTCGGCAAGCTATCATACAAACTGCAAAGGGGCTTGTGCGCAGGCCTGTGGCTAGGCTGGCGGTATTAGAGGTAGATGCTGGTAAAACTGGACCTGGTGGCCAGTGTTACGGGGGAGAGAGTGTTGGTTCTGGCAGCACTGTCGGTCACGATACCGTGACGGTTGAACCGACCGATGACAAGCCTGTCAGCGTGACATGGGAAGAAAAGGGAATGACAGATGGACCAATCAAATGTCATGCAATGAATTAG
- the LOC109408289 gene encoding dolichol-phosphate mannosyltransferase subunit 3: MTKLMEWLAVAAAFFAVYFSIVCRQVQHPVFDQYMFAIQLSPLILLVLFGLYSATVVLYRTFTFNNCEDAAKELLEQIKEAKKDLRSKGMVLSD; the protein is encoded by the exons ATGACGAAACTGATGGAATGGTTGGCTGTGGCAGCGGCGTTCTTCGCGGTGTACTTCTCCATCGTGTGTCGCCAGGTGCAGCATCCGGTTTTCGACCAGTACATGTTCGCGATTCAACTGTCGCCGCTGATTCTGCTGGTGCTATTTGGG CTCTATTCTGCTACCGTTGTACTATACCGGACGTTTACCTTCAATAATTGTGAGGATGCTGCCAAGGAGCTGCTGGAGCAAATCAAGGAAGCTAAGAAGGATCTGCGAAGTAAGGGAATGGTACTGAGCGATTAG
- the LOC109405429 gene encoding protein yellow yields MIVRTTALVGLLVMLGSIDAQQSTYGKQLRGVTQWKSLDFVFSSPREREEALASRRFIPENCIPLDMDVDYHSNPLRSRVFVTVPRFIEGIPATLGIISQQQGASGPLIEPYPNAAIQATPEDGRCQGIVSVFRTMIDECNRLWVVDTGKIGDRRICLPKIVAFDLRTDQIIHQYQIPANQLTCDVSLLVSILVDVRDPPPTGSCSNTMIYAADVTGSGLIVYDMARGKSWRVTNKLMNPNPDHGTFNIASDSFDLMDGMISMALSPKAPSDFTFNSAYGVSSNRPAVLNDRLLFFHALASISESAVRTSVLHNDTMWAEDAGAMPRAFRVIGRRTSQSAAEAMDGNGNLFFGLLNQMAIACWDSTTNYNPNNFRIVSQNQETLQFPSGVKIVRNRKGVEELWVMSCRFQKIMAGTFNRNETNFRVQAIQIPDLLDGSRTCRPGRL; encoded by the exons ATGATCGTACGGACAACGGCTTTGGTTGGGTTGTTGGTTATGCTCGGCAGTATCGACGCCCAGCAGTCGACCTACGGCAAACAACTGCGAGGGGTCACGCAATGGAAGTCGCTGGACTTTGTGTTCTCCTCACCCAGGGAACGGGAGGAAGCGCTGGCTTCCAGACGGTTTATCCCCGAGAACTGCATCCCCCTTGATATGGACGTCGATTACCATAGCA ACCCTCTGCGATCGCGAGTTTTCGTTACCGTTCCCCGTTTCATCGAAGGCATCCCCGCTACGCTGGGAATCATTTCGCAGCAGCAAGGTGCCTCGGGACCGCTGATTGAACCTTACCCAAATGCAGCCATTCAGGCCACTCCGGAGGATGGGCGGTGCCAAGGGATCGTGTCGGTGTTCAGGACCATG ATTGACGAGTGCAACCGCCTGTGGGTCGTAGACACCGGCAAGATCGGTGATCGCAGAATCTGCCTGCCGAAGATCGTTGCCTTTGATCTCCGTACCGATCAGATCATCCACCAGTACCAGATCCCTGCGAATCAGTTGACGTGTGATGTCTCGCTTCTTGTCAGCATT CTCGTAGACGTTCGCGATCCACCGCCGACGGGATCCTGCTCCAACACCATGATCTACGCGGCGGACGTCACCGGTTCCGGGCTGATCGTGTACGATATGGCCCGCGGTAAGTCCTGGCGAGTCACCAATAAGCTGATGAACCCCAACCCGGACCACGGAACGTTTAACATTGCCAGCGATAGTTTCGACCTGATGGACGGCATGATCAGTATGGCCCTCAGCCCGAAGGCTCCGTCGGACTTCACGTTCAACTCCGCCTACGGTGTGTCCAGCAATCGACCGGCCGTCCTGAACGACCGGTTGCTCTTCTTCCACGCCCTGGCTTCCATTTCGGAGAGTGCCGTGCGAACGTCCGTCCTGCACAACGACACCATGTGGGCGGAAGACGCCGGTGCGATGCCCCGGGCTTTCCGGGTGATCGGTCGCCGCACGTCGCAATCAGCCGCCGAAGCGATGGACGGCAACGGTAACCTGTTCTTCGGCCTGCTCAACCAGATGGCGATCGCCTGTTGGGACTCCACCACCAACTACAATCCGAACAACTTCCGGATCGTGTCGCAGAACCAGGAGACGCTCCAGTTCCCCAGTGGGGTGAAGATCGTTCGCAACCGGAAGGGAGTGGAGGAGTTGTGGGTAATGAGCTGTCGGTTCCAGAAGATCATGGCCGGGACGTTCAACCGGAACGAAACGAACTTCCGGGTGCAGGCGATCCAGATTCCGGATCTGCTGGACGGATCCCGGACCTGTCGGCCCGGTAGACTCTGA